The Candidatus Methylomirabilota bacterium genomic interval TGCCCCATGAATTGCGTCAAGTGTTGACTTTCCAGTGGTGACAACATCGTCGAGTATAATTACTTTTTGGTCGGGGTTCACGGAGCCCTCTACCCACTTTTGCAATCCATGAGGCTTTGGCGTCTTTCTAACGTAGAACCAAGCGATTGGCTCGTGTTGCAAGTAGCTATGTAAGGCTACTGCGTTCAGCATCGGGATTGCCCCGATCTCCAAACCGCCAACTAGATCAATCGAGACCTCTTCTTTTTGCTCGAAGGCTTTGATTCTGATGTATAAAATCTGGCCGGTTAGATAAAGCCCCTCGGCCCTTGAGAGGGTGCTTTTAACGTC includes:
- the pyrE gene encoding orotate phosphoribosyltransferase, with translation MTKAEKRLLELLYTHSYKEDPNSPFKLSSGRTSPYYVDVKSTLSRAEGLYLTGQILYIRIKAFEQKEEVSIDLVGGLEIGAIPMLNAVALHSYLQHEPIAWFYVRKTPKPHGLQKWVEGSVNPDQKVIILDDVVTTGKSTLDAIHGARESGLEVAKVIVLVDRLEGGTEEIQKVVPFESVFTIKDLQEYKHRV